One region of Ornithinibacter aureus genomic DNA includes:
- the coaE gene encoding dephospho-CoA kinase — protein sequence MLRVGLTGGIGSGKSTVSAQLTSLGAVVIDADAVAREVVEPGTPALGSIADRFGPEVVTSDGVLDRPALGRLVFGDAAALRDLEAITHPAIWARTSDLMAAVPPGRVMVHDMPLLVEKQMGAEYHLVVVVGVGESIRVRRLVDLRGMTESDARARVAAQATEEQRRAAADVWLDNEGTPEALRAAVMRLWHERIEPFDLNLTHGIRSRLSHPTISAPDPTWPAQAARLVARIRHAVGDVAVTLDHIGSTAVPGLVAKDVIDLQVGVTSLADADTPQFVAAMAAAGFVRAEGNWFDNGKDGAPWPKRFHGSCDPGRVAHVHVREVGSPGWTWALMFRDWLRADPHERASYASMKTELAAKAGSIEHYVDGKEPWFGAADLRARTWAESTGWAPPAVRG from the coding sequence ATGCTGCGCGTGGGCCTCACCGGGGGCATCGGGTCGGGCAAGTCGACGGTGTCGGCCCAGCTGACGTCGCTGGGTGCCGTCGTCATCGATGCGGATGCCGTGGCGCGCGAGGTCGTCGAACCGGGCACCCCTGCGCTGGGCTCCATCGCCGACCGGTTCGGGCCGGAGGTGGTGACCAGCGACGGGGTGCTCGACCGCCCGGCCCTGGGCCGCCTCGTGTTCGGGGACGCCGCTGCCCTGCGTGACCTCGAGGCCATCACCCACCCGGCGATCTGGGCCCGCACGAGCGACCTCATGGCCGCCGTGCCCCCGGGGCGGGTGATGGTGCACGACATGCCCCTGCTCGTCGAGAAGCAGATGGGGGCCGAGTACCACCTCGTCGTCGTCGTGGGGGTGGGGGAGTCCATCCGGGTCCGGCGGCTCGTCGACCTGCGCGGCATGACGGAGAGCGACGCGCGGGCCCGCGTCGCCGCCCAGGCCACCGAGGAGCAACGCCGTGCCGCCGCCGACGTGTGGCTCGACAACGAGGGCACCCCCGAGGCGTTGCGGGCCGCGGTCATGCGGTTGTGGCACGAGCGGATCGAGCCCTTCGACCTCAACCTGACCCACGGCATCCGATCGCGGTTGTCCCACCCGACGATCTCCGCGCCGGACCCGACGTGGCCAGCGCAGGCGGCCCGCCTGGTCGCCCGCATCCGGCACGCCGTCGGCGACGTCGCGGTGACGCTGGACCACATCGGCTCCACCGCGGTGCCGGGGCTGGTCGCCAAGGACGTCATCGACCTCCAGGTGGGGGTCACCTCGCTCGCGGACGCAGACACGCCGCAGTTCGTCGCGGCGATGGCTGCCGCGGGGTTCGTGCGGGCCGAGGGCAACTGGTTCGACAACGGCAAGGACGGTGCGCCGTGGCCCAAACGGTTCCACGGGTCGTGCGACCCCGGCCGGGTCGCCCACGTCCATGTCCGCGAGGTGGGCTCACCCGGCTGGACCTGGGCGCTGATGTTCCGCGACTGGCTGCGGGCCGATCCGCACGAGCGGGCCTCGTACGCCAGCATGAAGACCGAGCTCGCCGCGAAGGCGGGCTCGATCGAGCACTACGTCGACGGCAAGGAGCCCTGGTTCGGCGCCGCTGACCTGCGCGCTCGCACGTGGGCCGAATCCACCGGCTGGGCGCCGCCTGCGGTGCGGGGCTGA
- the uvrB gene encoding excinuclease ABC subunit UvrB, producing the protein MRPTTDLQRRVAPFEVVSDFEPAGDQPQAIADLARRVRAGEQDTVLLGATGTGKSATTAWLIEEVQRPTLVMAPNKTLAAQLANEFRELLPNNAVEYFVSYYDYFQPEAYVPQTDTYIEKDSSINDEVERLRHSATNSLLTRRDVIVVASVSCIYGLGTPQEYVDRMVRLRVGDEVPRDDLLRKFVQMQYTRNDLAFTRGTFRVRGDTVEIIPMYEELAVRIEFFGDEVEAIYTLHPLTGEVVREESEMYVFPASHYVAGPERMERAIAGIESELEQQLALFERQGKLLEAQRLRMRTTYDIEMMRQVGSCSGIENYSMHIDGRLPGTAPNCLLDYFPEDFLLVIDESHVTVPQIGAMYEGDASRKRTLVDHGFRLPSAMDNRPLKWEEFLERIGQTVYLSATPGAYELAKATGVVEQIIRPTGLIDPEIILKPTKGQIDDLLHEIRTRADKDERVLVTTLTKKMAEDLTDYLLDKGVRVRYLHSDIDTLRRVELLRELRLGEFDVLVGINLLREGLDLPEVSLVAILDADKEGFLRSSRSLIQTIGRAARNVSGQVHMYADKVTPSMAEAVEETTRRREKQIAYNLERGIDPQPLRKKIADITDMLGREDADTQELLGSGRAQSRGKSDGGRGGRGAAAADASLAARRTGPVAASDLAALIQELSTQMHQAAADLHFELAARLRDEVGDLKKELRQMSEATK; encoded by the coding sequence ATGCGTCCGACGACAGATCTGCAGCGCCGCGTGGCGCCCTTCGAGGTGGTCTCCGACTTCGAGCCTGCCGGTGACCAGCCCCAGGCCATCGCCGACCTGGCACGGCGGGTGCGTGCGGGAGAGCAGGACACCGTCCTGCTCGGTGCGACGGGCACCGGCAAGTCGGCCACGACCGCTTGGCTGATCGAGGAGGTCCAGCGGCCGACGTTGGTCATGGCACCGAACAAGACCCTGGCGGCGCAGCTGGCCAACGAGTTCCGTGAGCTGTTGCCGAACAACGCCGTCGAGTACTTCGTCAGCTACTACGACTACTTCCAGCCCGAGGCATACGTCCCGCAGACCGACACCTACATCGAGAAGGACTCCTCGATCAACGACGAGGTCGAGCGGCTGCGGCACAGTGCCACGAACTCGCTGCTGACGCGGCGTGACGTCATCGTGGTGGCGTCGGTGTCCTGCATCTACGGCCTCGGCACGCCGCAGGAGTACGTCGACCGGATGGTCCGGTTGCGCGTTGGTGACGAGGTGCCTCGTGACGACCTGCTGCGCAAGTTCGTCCAGATGCAGTACACGCGCAACGACCTGGCCTTCACCCGCGGCACCTTCCGGGTCCGCGGTGACACCGTCGAGATCATCCCGATGTACGAGGAGCTCGCGGTGCGCATCGAGTTCTTCGGTGACGAGGTCGAGGCGATCTACACCCTGCACCCGCTGACCGGTGAGGTCGTGCGCGAAGAGTCGGAGATGTACGTCTTCCCCGCCTCGCACTACGTCGCCGGCCCGGAACGCATGGAGCGGGCGATCGCCGGCATCGAGAGCGAGCTGGAGCAGCAGCTCGCCCTCTTCGAGCGCCAGGGCAAGCTGCTTGAGGCCCAGCGGCTGCGGATGCGCACGACGTACGACATCGAGATGATGCGCCAGGTCGGATCGTGCTCGGGCATCGAGAACTACTCGATGCACATCGACGGCCGACTCCCGGGCACGGCCCCGAACTGTCTGCTCGACTACTTCCCCGAGGACTTCCTGCTCGTCATCGACGAGTCGCACGTGACCGTGCCGCAGATCGGCGCGATGTACGAGGGCGATGCCTCTCGCAAGCGCACCTTGGTCGATCACGGTTTCCGGCTGCCCTCGGCGATGGACAACCGCCCCCTGAAGTGGGAGGAGTTCCTCGAGCGCATCGGTCAGACCGTCTACCTGTCGGCCACCCCGGGCGCCTACGAGCTGGCCAAGGCCACCGGTGTCGTCGAGCAGATCATCCGGCCGACGGGTCTGATCGACCCCGAGATCATCCTCAAGCCCACCAAGGGCCAGATCGACGACCTGCTGCACGAGATCCGCACCCGCGCCGACAAGGACGAGCGGGTGCTGGTCACGACGCTGACCAAGAAGATGGCCGAGGACCTCACCGATTACCTGCTCGACAAGGGCGTGCGGGTGCGTTACCTGCACTCCGACATCGACACGCTGCGACGGGTGGAACTGCTGCGTGAACTGCGGCTGGGGGAGTTCGACGTCCTCGTCGGCATCAACCTGCTCCGCGAGGGGCTCGACCTGCCTGAGGTCTCCCTCGTGGCGATCCTCGATGCCGACAAGGAGGGGTTCCTGCGTTCGAGCCGCAGCCTCATCCAGACGATCGGGCGCGCGGCGCGCAACGTCTCCGGCCAGGTGCACATGTACGCCGACAAGGTGACCCCGTCGATGGCCGAGGCGGTCGAGGAGACGACCCGGCGCCGGGAGAAGCAGATCGCCTACAACCTCGAGCGCGGCATCGACCCCCAGCCGCTGCGCAAGAAGATCGCCGACATCACCGACATGCTGGGCCGCGAGGATGCCGACACCCAGGAGCTCCTGGGCTCCGGGCGGGCGCAGTCACGCGGCAAGAGCGACGGCGGTCGTGGCGGCCGCGGGGCGGCCGCGGCCGATGCATCGCTGGCCGCCCGTCGAACCGGCCCGGTCGCCGCCAGTGACCTCGCCGCACTCATCCAGGAACTGAGCACGCAGATGCACCAGGCCGCGGCCGACCTCCACTTCGAACTCGCGGCCCGGCTCCGGGACGAGGTCGGCGACCTCAAGAAGGAGCTGCGGCAGATGAGCGAGGCGACCAAGTAG